The Vicia villosa cultivar HV-30 ecotype Madison, WI linkage group LG1, Vvil1.0, whole genome shotgun sequence genome includes a region encoding these proteins:
- the LOC131658704 gene encoding uncharacterized protein LOC131658704 gives MDLVPKTYDHDCLIELEDSNTTLSPGSYLFQSRIINNFWGSFDSSNCKKEINLFSNVVKELKSQQRLMNHTVETLCIGEASNIAVSTLQKLGFSNVINHSFFSFNKKNFVYSLDRYRDDSFGFVLSDDLGKVTVPALLVLEVERILKPNGIGVLLLDFDSESESENVYSIHNINNINMIRTASPVSSLLRFSSIVHVGVVSNHSLIVFKKNSESESESESETRRSLFYHEDCRSVNFAKKFMNLMEPIVKERTYEKKITYLPEFVNVSTYKKNLVYVNIGETGESEVNDWFPESYPIDKKHFNIYFVHYNASVMLSHVKEPRVTFVYHPGLNENFSDEGEAIDVDEYMEMEEFDLVDWFRETVKNADFVVVKMNAGKAEMKFLSDIYENGVMCFVDEMFLGCEESENGERCVDVYDGLRRNGVFVHQWWNGE, from the coding sequence ATGGACTTAGTCCCCAAAACCTACGATCACGATTGCCTCATAGAACTCGAAGACTCAAACACCACTCTATCACCAGGCTCTTATTTGTTCCAAAGCAGAATCATAAACAACTTCTGGGGTTCCTTCGACTCATCAAACTGCAAAAAAGAAATCAACCTGTTTTCAAACGTAGTCAAAGAGTTGAAGTCTCAACAAAGACTCATGAATCATACTGTTGAAACTCTTTGTATTGGTGAAGCTTCAAATATAGCTGTTTCCACTTTGCAGAAACTCGGTTTCTCCAATGTGATTAACCATAGCTTTTTCTCATTCAATAAAAAGAATTTCGTTTATTCACTTGATCGGTATCGCGACGATTCATTCGGGTTTGTTTTGTCCGATGATTTAGGTAAAGTAACTGTCCCGGCATTGCTTGTTCTTGAAGTCGAACGGATTCTTAAACCGAACGGAATCGGTGTTTTGCTTTTGGATTTTGATAGCGAGAGTGAGAGTGAGAATGTTTATTCCATTCATAACATTAACAATATTAACATGATAAGAACCGCTTCACCGGTTTCTTCGTTGTTGCGGTTTTCGTCTATAGTTCATGTTGGAGTTGTCAGTAATCACAGCCTTATTGTTTTCAAGAAaaactcagaatcagaatcagaatcagaaagtGAAACCAGAAGATCTTTATTCTATCACGAAGATTGTAGAAGTGTTAACTTTGCTAAGAAATTTATGAATCTAATGGAGCCTATTGTCAAGGAAAGAACATATGAGAAGAAAATCACTTATTTGCCTGAGTTTGTGAATGTTTCTACATATAAGAAGAATCTGGTTTATGTTAATATTGGTGAAACCGGTGAAAGTGAGGTTAATGATTGGTTTCCGGAATCTTATCCAATTGATAAGAAACATTTCAATATTTACTTTGTTCATTACAACGCGTCTGTAATGTTATCGCACGTGAAAGAACCGCGTGTTACGTTTGTTTATCATCCAGGATTGAATGAAAATTTTAGCGACGAAGGGGAGGCTATTGATGTGGATGAATATATGGAGATGGAAGAGTTTGATTTGGTTGATTGGTTTAGAGAAACTGTGAAGAATGCTGATTTTGTTGTGGTTAAGATGAATGCGGGGAAAGCTGAGATGAAGTTTCTTTCTGATATATATGAGAATGGAGTTATGTGTTTTGTTGATGAGATGTTTCTTGGCTGTGAAGAGAGTGAAAATGGTGAGAGATGTGTGGATGTTTATGATGGGCTTAGAAGGAATGGTGTTTTTGTTCATCAATGGTGGAATGGTGAGTGA